The Arthrobacter burdickii genome window below encodes:
- a CDS encoding DUF4230 domain-containing protein gives MAAGMVVAVGGLGVASAYGVNPFQGSRDDQSQPALLTSVKDISEYHAVEGTFQQVLQIEDDVPWVPEILAGRQTTFVAVGTVGAYVDLAGLAEDDLVLSPDGKSVKVRLPEPQLDKPNLDQELTYVLDEDRGALDRISDAVELPEQSQYYRDAEAKIAAAAEESGLIDRATENTEAMLTGMFGSLRIAVTFLD, from the coding sequence GTGGCTGCTGGCATGGTTGTGGCCGTAGGCGGACTCGGCGTCGCAAGTGCATACGGGGTCAATCCGTTCCAGGGCAGCCGAGACGACCAGAGCCAGCCGGCCCTACTTACATCTGTCAAAGACATCAGCGAGTACCACGCTGTCGAGGGCACCTTCCAGCAGGTACTCCAAATCGAGGACGACGTCCCATGGGTTCCCGAAATCCTCGCGGGCAGGCAGACGACATTCGTTGCGGTGGGCACGGTAGGTGCATATGTGGATTTGGCAGGACTCGCCGAGGACGATTTGGTCCTGTCCCCGGACGGCAAGTCGGTCAAGGTGCGACTGCCGGAGCCGCAGCTCGACAAGCCCAATCTTGACCAGGAGCTGACCTACGTACTCGATGAGGATCGTGGAGCTTTGGATCGGATTTCCGATGCGGTCGAGTTGCCCGAGCAGTCCCAGTACTACCGGGACGCAGAAGCGAAGATAGCGGCTGCCGCGGAGGAATCGGGGCTTATAGACCGAGCAACGGAGAATACCGAGGCCATGCTGACCGGCATGTTCGGCTCGCTTAGAATTGCCGTAACCTTCCTCGATTGA
- a CDS encoding alpha/beta fold hydrolase, giving the protein MLSTERTGTGKPLVLVHGLGSSVRTWDPVLPLLQEQREVIALDLPGFGGSEPLAGEVTVATLTDAVEQFLEQADLSNADIVGSSMGARIVVELARRGHAGNVVALDPGGFWNDTQVRIFNGSITASIALVRRLQPVLPSLVQQAAGRTALLAQFSAAPWKLDPDLVLTELRGFAASPSLDEARKSLAHGPRQAGAPRGTIKGTLAFGWGRSDRVTPLSEAAVAMSLYPDATLHVFEDCGHFPHWDQPQETARLILDATAARSL; this is encoded by the coding sequence ATGTTGAGCACCGAACGAACCGGCACCGGAAAGCCACTCGTCCTCGTACATGGGCTCGGCTCGAGCGTCCGCACCTGGGATCCCGTCCTCCCCTTGCTGCAGGAACAGCGCGAGGTCATCGCCCTCGACCTCCCCGGGTTCGGCGGCAGCGAGCCGCTCGCGGGGGAAGTTACCGTCGCGACCCTCACGGACGCCGTCGAGCAGTTCCTCGAGCAGGCGGACCTGAGCAACGCGGATATTGTCGGAAGCTCGATGGGTGCGCGGATCGTGGTCGAGCTGGCGCGGCGGGGTCACGCCGGCAACGTCGTCGCCCTCGATCCCGGAGGATTCTGGAACGACACCCAGGTGCGCATCTTCAACGGCAGCATCACCGCGTCCATTGCACTGGTACGGCGTCTCCAGCCCGTCCTGCCGTCGCTCGTCCAGCAGGCTGCGGGTCGGACGGCGCTGCTCGCCCAGTTCTCCGCCGCCCCCTGGAAGCTCGACCCGGACCTCGTCCTGACGGAGCTCCGCGGATTCGCCGCCTCGCCAAGTCTTGACGAAGCGCGTAAGTCACTCGCGCACGGACCACGCCAGGCAGGCGCGCCTCGAGGGACGATCAAGGGCACGCTGGCATTCGGCTGGGGCCGGTCGGACAGGGTCACCCCGCTCAGTGAGGCCGCCGTCGCCATGTCTCTCTATCCGGACGCCACCCTGCACGTCTTCGAGGACTGCGGGCACTTCCCGCACTGGGACCAGCCGCAGGAGACAGCGCGACTCATCCTCGACGCCACCGCCGCTCGGTCCTTGTAA
- a CDS encoding GlcG/HbpS family heme-binding protein — protein sequence MTPGSVLETITSKEACLVIDAAAAKAEEIGQPMDIAVVDAGGNLKAHVRMDGANIGSITIAINKAYTAIAFQCETGDLQGVTRPDGPIYGLSDAHGGRLVVFPGGIPLVRDGSIVGAIGVSTGTIEQDQEVASAGAAAYLEFAIA from the coding sequence ATGACTCCCGGATCAGTACTCGAAACCATCACGTCCAAAGAGGCCTGCCTCGTCATCGATGCCGCGGCGGCGAAGGCCGAGGAGATCGGCCAGCCGATGGACATCGCAGTGGTCGACGCCGGTGGCAACCTGAAGGCGCACGTGCGGATGGACGGCGCGAACATCGGCAGCATCACCATCGCGATCAACAAGGCCTACACGGCCATCGCGTTCCAGTGCGAGACCGGGGACCTGCAGGGCGTCACCCGTCCCGACGGTCCCATCTACGGGCTGAGCGATGCTCACGGCGGGCGCCTCGTGGTGTTCCCCGGCGGCATCCCGCTGGTGCGCGACGGCAGCATCGTGGGCGCCATCGGCGTCTCCACCGGCACCATCGAGCAGGATCAGGAGGTCGCCTCTGCCGGCGCCGCAGCCTACCTAGAGTTCGCGATTGCCTGA
- the dhaL gene encoding dihydroxyacetone kinase subunit DhaL, which translates to MSTTKIDDVEYVVRSLAQTAVEKEKEFGDLDAVVGDGDLGYSLARGFEKVLADWDSLKRDDAATFLQQIALAISSRIGGTSGPLWGTAFLRASAAAKTTETIDGAAVVAMLRGATEGIKKRGNAELGDKTLLDALIPATNELERQLAAGASPEDCRSAFAAKVRECADATSSLQARRGRASYSGERSIGSPDAGAVAVAVIIERIVADWP; encoded by the coding sequence ATGAGCACCACCAAGATCGACGACGTCGAGTACGTCGTCCGCTCCCTGGCGCAGACCGCAGTCGAGAAGGAGAAGGAATTCGGCGACCTCGACGCCGTGGTGGGCGACGGCGACCTCGGCTACTCCCTCGCCCGCGGCTTCGAGAAGGTGCTGGCGGACTGGGACTCGCTCAAGCGCGACGACGCCGCCACCTTCCTGCAGCAGATCGCGCTCGCCATCTCCAGCAGGATCGGCGGCACCTCGGGGCCGCTGTGGGGGACGGCGTTCCTGCGTGCGTCCGCCGCCGCGAAGACCACCGAGACCATCGATGGGGCCGCCGTCGTCGCCATGCTCCGGGGAGCCACCGAGGGCATCAAGAAACGCGGCAATGCGGAACTCGGGGACAAGACCCTGCTCGACGCCCTCATCCCCGCCACCAACGAGCTCGAACGCCAGCTCGCCGCGGGCGCCTCACCGGAGGACTGCCGGAGTGCGTTCGCCGCGAAGGTCCGTGAATGCGCGGATGCGACGTCGAGCCTCCAGGCCAGGCGCGGCCGCGCCAGCTACAGCGGGGAACGCAGCATCGGCTCACCCGACGCCGGCGCGGTGGCTGTTGCCGTCATCATCGAACGCATCGTGGCCGACTGGCCCTGA
- a CDS encoding hemerythrin domain-containing protein: MRRIHRFFLWAYGEAPGLVESVEPGDTARAAYVGEVLGNFDKVLHVHHEGEDLLMYPRLAERAPGCALHIEQMLEQHRQVTQRLESIEPVRLRWMETADAGVSAGLAGRYEDLSTVLQVHLRREVTEVMPAVDRVMTEKEGKEIGKHGVETFDKKFLVGYLGMVLATNPPGEREEFFKEIPPPVRLAYRLVGRRLYRRQYATLFPRRPIPDTL; the protein is encoded by the coding sequence ATGCGGCGGATTCACCGCTTCTTCCTGTGGGCGTACGGCGAGGCGCCCGGCTTGGTTGAGTCCGTCGAGCCTGGCGACACCGCCCGCGCCGCCTACGTCGGCGAGGTACTGGGGAACTTCGACAAGGTGCTCCATGTGCATCACGAGGGCGAGGACCTCCTCATGTACCCGCGGCTGGCGGAGAGAGCACCGGGGTGCGCGCTGCATATCGAGCAGATGCTCGAGCAGCACCGGCAGGTCACGCAACGGCTCGAGAGCATCGAGCCGGTCCGCCTGCGCTGGATGGAGACAGCCGATGCAGGCGTGAGCGCGGGCCTCGCCGGTCGGTACGAGGATCTATCGACCGTCCTCCAGGTGCACCTGCGCCGTGAGGTCACCGAGGTGATGCCCGCTGTGGACAGGGTGATGACCGAGAAGGAGGGGAAGGAGATCGGCAAGCATGGCGTGGAGACGTTCGACAAGAAGTTCCTGGTCGGGTACCTCGGGATGGTGCTGGCCACGAATCCGCCCGGCGAGCGCGAGGAGTTCTTCAAGGAGATCCCGCCGCCGGTCCGCCTCGCCTACCGTCTCGTGGGGCGCAGACTGTATCGCAGGCAGTACGCCACGCTCTTCCCGCGACGCCCAATTCCCGACACTCTCTAG
- a CDS encoding SRPBCC family protein produces MSQTEIRRHQESVTIQASAESIYDLVSDITRTGEWSPVCTRCWWEDDISAGQVGAWFTGRNELPHRTWETRSQVVAAERGREFAWVVGGDRVRWGYTLTPAGTGTTLTESWDFLPGGIAMFEEKFGADAPAQILDRTRQALQGIPQTLAAIKRIAESGTSRENDRS; encoded by the coding sequence ATGAGCCAGACAGAGATCCGCCGCCACCAGGAGTCCGTCACGATTCAGGCGTCGGCGGAGAGCATCTACGATTTGGTCTCCGACATCACCCGCACCGGCGAGTGGAGTCCGGTGTGTACGCGGTGCTGGTGGGAGGACGACATCAGTGCAGGCCAGGTCGGAGCCTGGTTTACAGGGCGCAATGAGCTTCCCCACCGCACCTGGGAGACCCGGTCGCAGGTCGTGGCCGCAGAGCGCGGCCGTGAGTTCGCATGGGTGGTTGGCGGCGACAGGGTTCGCTGGGGCTACACGCTGACCCCGGCCGGCACCGGGACCACTCTGACCGAGTCCTGGGATTTCCTACCGGGCGGCATCGCCATGTTCGAGGAGAAGTTCGGGGCTGACGCGCCCGCGCAGATTCTTGACCGGACCCGGCAGGCGCTCCAGGGCATCCCGCAGACGCTCGCCGCCATCAAGCGGATCGCCGAGTCCGGCACGTCACGTGAAAATGATCGCTCCTAG
- the dhaK gene encoding dihydroxyacetone kinase subunit DhaK: protein MKKFVNDPQQFVPEMLEGLALANPDTLKYVPEYNLIMRADGPDESKVSIIQGSGSGHEPAHVMIVGKGMLDAACPGDVFAAPPFDYVYETTKLMASPKGVLLLVNNYTGDKMVFEMAEEMSSADGIEVKTLFINDDVSVEDSTYTIGRRGVAGNFFVIKAVAAASERGADLGEIVRIGEKVNSVTRTMGVALTACTPPAKGSPLFELGEDEIEMGVGIHGEPGRHRAKMMPANEIVEEMLVPIVKDLPFKEGDRVALMINGLGGTPISELYLLYGQAHKRLAEQGISVGRSYVGEYCTSLDMAGASITLVRLDDEIESLLMDPAEIPIRVF from the coding sequence ATGAAGAAGTTCGTCAATGATCCGCAGCAGTTCGTCCCGGAGATGCTCGAGGGCCTGGCGCTCGCCAACCCCGACACCCTGAAGTACGTTCCCGAGTACAACCTGATCATGCGCGCCGACGGCCCGGACGAGAGCAAGGTGTCCATCATCCAGGGCTCCGGTTCCGGGCACGAGCCTGCCCACGTGATGATCGTGGGCAAGGGCATGCTCGACGCCGCCTGTCCGGGCGACGTGTTCGCGGCCCCGCCGTTCGACTACGTGTACGAGACCACCAAGCTCATGGCGTCGCCCAAGGGTGTGCTCCTTCTGGTGAACAACTACACGGGCGACAAGATGGTGTTCGAGATGGCGGAGGAGATGTCCTCCGCGGACGGCATCGAGGTGAAGACGCTGTTCATCAACGACGACGTCTCCGTGGAGGACTCCACCTACACGATCGGGCGCCGCGGGGTGGCGGGCAACTTCTTCGTCATCAAGGCCGTGGCCGCCGCATCGGAGCGGGGCGCGGACCTCGGCGAGATCGTCCGCATCGGCGAGAAGGTGAACTCGGTGACCCGGACCATGGGCGTCGCGCTGACCGCGTGTACGCCCCCGGCCAAGGGCAGTCCGCTGTTCGAGCTCGGTGAGGACGAGATCGAGATGGGCGTCGGTATCCACGGTGAGCCAGGGCGGCACAGGGCGAAGATGATGCCGGCCAACGAGATCGTCGAGGAGATGCTCGTCCCGATCGTGAAGGACCTGCCCTTCAAGGAGGGCGACCGCGTGGCGCTCATGATCAACGGCCTCGGCGGCACCCCGATCAGCGAGCTGTACCTGCTGTACGGGCAGGCGCACAAGCGCCTCGCGGAGCAGGGCATCAGCGTGGGCCGCAGCTATGTGGGGGAGTACTGCACGTCCCTGGACATGGCCGGCGCGTCAATCACGCTGGTGCGGCTCGACGACGAGATCGAGTCGTTGCTCATGGACCCGGCGGAGATTCCCATTCGGGTTTTCTAG
- a CDS encoding tetratricopeptide repeat protein produces the protein MSKPERRHDERTVATTVPAVNVSGGTVGVIGDHATVVMPRRSLSWPMVLGSAPRVASAFQPRTAIIEQIAPVAGTDASQHAAAWVLSGTGGVGKTQIAAGMFASSSADLRVWVNAESRESVLVSFAEAAIHLDLADVDGDPEQLAGLFLGFLAATNRAWLVVLDNIDAVPDLAGLWPPAGGHLIVTTRRRDAALSGAGRTVSDVGVFMEAEANNYLHERISPLLEDLPEDALTDSGELAEDLGRLPLALAQAAAVIIDQGITCTQYRTWFADRTHALDELFPTDADADGYAKTVATTWELAVTAADRINPTGLARPMAVLIAMLDPAGAPETVLTSQAACTYLSETTGTPVTGLMARKALRALHRLSLIDHDLGLGSAPAVRMHNLTGRAIQQTLSPEAITTAGRSVADGLLEIWPPIADNPLLAESLRSNTTALASTAPTGLWDSNGAHPLLFRSGQSLNEAGLIGPAIQYHQELYEEAKQRFGPDHPVTLNSQNNLACAYESAGKLEKAIPLHEQTLTDRKRVLGPDHPDTLGSQNDLACAYESSGKLEKAISLYEQTLTDRKRVLGPDHPHTLNSQNNLAYAYRAAGKLEKAILLYKKTLTDSQRILGPDHPDTLSSQNNLAYAYRAAGKLEKAIPLHEQTLTDRKRVLGPDHPHTLNSQNNLACAYESAGKLEKAISLYEQTLTDRKRVLGPDHPDTLGSQNDLACAYESSGKLEKAISLYEQTLTDRKRVLGPDHPHTLNSQNNLAYAYRAAGKLEKAILLYKKTLTDSQRILGPDHPDTLSSQNNLAYAYRAAGKLEKAIPLHEQTLTDRKRVLGPDHPHTLNSQNNLACAYESAGKLEKAISLYEQTLTDRKRVLGPDHPDTLGSQNDLACAYESSGKLEKAISLYEQTLTDRKRVLGPDHPHTLNSQNNLAYAYRAAGKLEKAILLFEQTLTNSQRVLGQDHPYTLGFRNNLASAYQAAGKPEQVTQLFEH, from the coding sequence ATGAGCAAGCCCGAACGACGCCACGACGAGCGAACGGTTGCCACAACGGTTCCCGCCGTCAACGTGTCGGGTGGGACAGTCGGCGTGATCGGCGATCACGCCACAGTGGTGATGCCACGGCGGTCATTGAGTTGGCCGATGGTTCTGGGTTCTGCCCCACGCGTGGCTTCGGCGTTCCAGCCGCGGACAGCGATCATTGAACAGATAGCCCCAGTCGCCGGCACGGATGCGTCGCAGCATGCAGCTGCGTGGGTGCTGTCGGGGACCGGCGGTGTGGGCAAAACGCAGATTGCTGCGGGCATGTTTGCTTCCAGCTCGGCGGACCTGCGGGTGTGGGTGAACGCAGAATCCCGGGAGTCGGTGCTTGTCAGTTTCGCCGAGGCTGCCATCCACCTGGATCTTGCCGATGTCGATGGTGACCCGGAGCAGTTGGCCGGTTTGTTTCTAGGATTCCTGGCCGCCACGAACCGGGCATGGTTGGTGGTGCTGGATAACATCGATGCAGTTCCCGATCTCGCCGGGCTGTGGCCTCCGGCCGGCGGGCACCTGATCGTAACTACCCGTCGTCGGGACGCAGCCCTCTCTGGTGCTGGCCGGACAGTGAGCGATGTCGGCGTTTTCATGGAGGCAGAAGCCAACAATTACCTGCACGAGCGCATAAGTCCCCTGCTGGAGGACTTGCCTGAGGACGCGCTCACCGACAGCGGCGAGCTGGCTGAGGATCTAGGCCGGTTACCGTTGGCATTGGCACAGGCCGCAGCCGTGATCATCGACCAAGGCATCACCTGCACCCAATATCGCACCTGGTTCGCTGACCGCACCCACGCGTTGGACGAGTTGTTTCCGACGGACGCAGACGCCGACGGGTACGCCAAGACAGTGGCAACAACCTGGGAGCTGGCCGTAACAGCCGCCGACCGTATCAACCCGACCGGATTGGCCCGCCCCATGGCGGTTCTAATTGCGATGCTTGATCCCGCCGGGGCACCCGAAACGGTACTGACGAGCCAAGCGGCCTGCACTTACTTGTCGGAGACGACCGGAACACCAGTCACCGGACTCATGGCGCGGAAAGCGCTGCGGGCTTTGCATCGCCTATCACTCATCGACCACGACCTTGGCCTCGGCAGTGCGCCCGCGGTACGGATGCACAACCTGACAGGCCGGGCCATTCAACAAACCCTCAGCCCGGAAGCAATCACTACAGCCGGCCGCAGCGTGGCCGACGGGCTACTCGAGATCTGGCCCCCGATCGCAGATAACCCCCTGCTGGCGGAATCGCTGAGGTCCAATACAACTGCCCTAGCCAGCACCGCTCCTACCGGGCTATGGGACAGCAACGGAGCCCATCCCCTACTATTTCGCAGCGGACAGTCCCTCAACGAAGCAGGACTAATCGGACCAGCCATCCAGTACCACCAGGAACTATACGAGGAGGCAAAGCAACGGTTTGGACCCGACCACCCGGTCACGCTCAACTCGCAGAACAACCTCGCCTGCGCCTACGAGTCGGCGGGAAAACTGGAGAAGGCGATCCCCCTTCACGAGCAAACCCTCACCGACCGGAAACGGGTCCTCGGACCCGACCACCCCGACACCCTGGGGTCACAGAACGACCTCGCGTGCGCCTATGAATCGTCGGGAAAACTGGAGAAGGCGATCTCCCTCTATGAGCAAACCCTCACCGACCGGAAACGGGTCCTCGGACCCGACCACCCCCACACGCTCAACTCGCAGAACAACCTCGCCTACGCCTACCGAGCGGCCGGAAAACTCGAGAAGGCAATCCTGCTCTACAAAAAGACCCTTACCGACTCGCAACGGATCCTGGGACCAGATCACCCGGACACCCTAAGTTCTCAGAACAACCTCGCCTACGCCTACCGAGCGGCCGGAAAACTCGAGAAGGCGATCCCCCTTCACGAACAAACCCTCACCGACCGGAAACGGGTCCTCGGACCCGACCACCCCCACACGCTCAACTCGCAGAACAACCTCGCCTGCGCCTACGAGTCGGCGGGAAAACTGGAGAAGGCGATCTCCCTCTATGAGCAAACCCTCACCGACCGGAAACGGGTCCTCGGACCCGACCACCCCGACACCCTGGGGTCACAGAACGACCTCGCGTGCGCCTATGAATCGTCGGGAAAACTGGAGAAGGCGATCTCCCTCTATGAGCAAACCCTCACCGACCGGAAACGGGTCCTCGGACCCGACCACCCCCACACGCTCAACTCGCAGAACAACCTCGCCTACGCCTACCGAGCGGCCGGAAAACTCGAGAAGGCAATCCTGCTCTACAAAAAGACCCTTACCGACTCGCAACGGATCCTGGGACCAGATCACCCGGACACCCTAAGTTCTCAGAACAACCTCGCCTACGCCTACCGAGCGGCCGGAAAACTCGAGAAGGCGATCCCCCTTCACGAACAAACCCTCACCGACCGGAAACGGGTCCTCGGACCCGACCACCCCCACACGCTCAACTCGCAGAACAACCTCGCCTGCGCCTACGAGTCGGCGGGAAAACTGGAGAAGGCGATCTCCCTCTATGAGCAAACCCTCACCGACCGGAAACGGGTCCTCGGACCCGACCACCCCGACACCCTGGGGTCACAGAACGACCTCGCGTGCGCCTATGAATCGTCGGGAAAACTGGAGAAGGCGATCTCCCTCTATGAGCAAACCCTCACCGACCGGAAACGGGTCCTCGGACCCGACCACCCCCACACGCTCAACTCGCAGAACAACCTCGCCTACGCCTACCGAGCGGCCGGAAAACTCGAGAAGGCAATCCTGCTCTTCGAACAAACCCTCACCAATTCCCAGCGGGTCCTAGGCCAGGATCACCCATACACCCTAGGCTTCCGAAACAACCTCGCTTCCGCCTACCAAGCAGCAGGAAAACCGGAGCAAGTAACTCAGCTTTTCGAGCACTAA
- a CDS encoding EcsC family protein: MADATVLEPEDSLSLAEKVSDQLQNMVGKVIDSGAGPLAGSIKWAEDRLARVQGGRYEANSEPTRKVRPDECEDIDKVIKRLTLESVEAAGVNGFVTGLGGFIAMPVTIPANMAGALVINARLAAAIAYLRGYDPSDPHVRTMVTLVAVGSNAQQIAKTIGIKAGEKVAINAIKKLPIAVIREINKKVGFALVTKYGTKRSVVTLAKGIPLVGGVVGGGVDATMTSVIGRTAKAMFPVD, translated from the coding sequence ATGGCCGACGCGACCGTATTAGAACCCGAGGACTCGCTCAGTCTCGCTGAGAAGGTCTCCGACCAACTTCAGAACATGGTCGGCAAGGTGATCGACTCAGGCGCCGGTCCATTGGCTGGATCGATCAAGTGGGCGGAAGACCGTCTGGCTCGTGTTCAAGGGGGCCGCTACGAAGCAAATAGTGAACCCACGCGAAAAGTGCGACCAGACGAGTGCGAAGACATCGACAAGGTGATTAAGAGGTTGACCCTCGAGTCAGTGGAAGCGGCGGGTGTCAACGGCTTCGTGACGGGGCTAGGCGGTTTCATCGCTATGCCGGTAACCATCCCCGCCAATATGGCCGGAGCACTCGTGATCAACGCGCGTCTAGCCGCTGCAATCGCTTATCTTCGCGGATATGATCCTTCGGACCCCCATGTCCGAACCATGGTCACCCTCGTTGCGGTTGGATCGAACGCTCAGCAGATCGCGAAGACGATCGGGATCAAGGCAGGGGAGAAAGTCGCTATCAATGCAATCAAGAAGCTCCCGATAGCTGTGATTCGTGAAATCAACAAGAAGGTCGGGTTCGCGCTCGTAACCAAGTACGGGACTAAACGATCTGTAGTCACCCTTGCAAAAGGCATACCGCTCGTAGGTGGAGTGGTTGGAGGAGGGGTGGACGCAACAATGACCAGTGTCATCGGCCGGACCGCGAAGGCAATGTTCCCCGTTGACTAA
- a CDS encoding class II fructose-bisphosphate aldolase, whose protein sequence is MAVVPLKDIVDPAFEARYGVPAINIFNDLTMEGVLAGAVEANSPVILQTSVKTVRSIGSRVLFDMWQSMTRGIEVPVTLHLDHCPDRDVVTECLKAGWNSVLFDASNLPVEENQRQTVEVVAEARSYGAQVEGEIEAITGVEDDHGSDDVSKQQSLEVALAFIDATGIDVFAPSIGNAHGSYKAAPVLDAGRVTQIVEARNVPIALHGGSGLSAEQFADLIARGCAKVNISTALKETYMQSSLAFLKQAEQNSKWDPPSLFKHTRADVVALVTDLCKQFGSSGKGGR, encoded by the coding sequence GTGGCTGTTGTACCGCTGAAGGACATCGTCGATCCGGCATTCGAGGCACGTTACGGGGTGCCCGCCATCAACATCTTCAATGATCTGACCATGGAGGGTGTGCTCGCCGGTGCCGTGGAGGCGAACTCCCCGGTGATCCTGCAGACCTCGGTGAAGACCGTGCGCAGCATCGGCTCGCGGGTGCTGTTCGACATGTGGCAGTCGATGACGCGCGGCATCGAGGTGCCCGTCACCCTGCACCTGGACCACTGCCCGGACCGCGACGTCGTCACCGAATGCCTGAAGGCCGGCTGGAACTCCGTGCTCTTCGATGCGTCCAACCTCCCGGTCGAGGAGAACCAGCGCCAGACCGTCGAGGTCGTCGCCGAGGCTCGCAGCTACGGCGCCCAGGTGGAGGGTGAGATCGAGGCCATCACCGGCGTCGAGGACGACCACGGGTCCGACGACGTCTCCAAGCAGCAGAGCCTCGAGGTGGCGCTCGCGTTCATCGACGCCACCGGGATCGACGTCTTCGCCCCCTCGATCGGCAACGCTCACGGCAGCTACAAGGCCGCACCGGTGCTCGACGCCGGACGCGTCACGCAGATCGTCGAGGCGCGGAACGTGCCGATCGCCCTGCACGGCGGCAGCGGCCTGAGCGCCGAGCAGTTCGCCGATCTCATCGCCCGTGGCTGCGCGAAGGTCAACATCTCCACGGCGCTCAAGGAGACGTACATGCAGTCCAGCCTGGCCTTCCTCAAGCAAGCCGAGCAGAACAGCAAGTGGGACCCGCCGTCGCTGTTCAAGCACACCCGGGCCGACGTCGTCGCCCTCGTGACGGACCTCTGCAAGCAATTCGGCAGCTCGGGCAAGGGCGGCCGCTGA
- a CDS encoding HAD-IA family hydrolase encodes MPALIFDCDGVLADTEQYGHLPAFNQTFTDFGVPVQWSVDEYAEKVKIGGGKERMRSILTPALVAELGLDDDCSTGAAILAWHKRKTEIYKGLVGSGVMPARPGIARIVREAHDAGWTLAVASTSAEPAVRAVLTHAVGEDLASHFAVFAGDVVPAKKPAPDIYLLALRELGMRAEDTIVVEDSGNGLRAAVDAGLATVVTVSGFTREEDFTGAALVVSSLGDPDGEQAEVLEDPHGVGVRGVVTLATLQALLDADPHAASVSHASSTGTETP; translated from the coding sequence ATGCCGGCCCTCATCTTCGACTGCGACGGCGTGCTCGCCGACACCGAACAGTACGGTCACCTCCCCGCCTTCAACCAGACCTTCACCGACTTCGGCGTGCCCGTGCAGTGGAGCGTTGACGAGTACGCCGAGAAGGTGAAGATCGGCGGGGGCAAGGAGCGCATGCGCAGTATTCTGACGCCCGCGCTGGTCGCCGAGCTCGGTCTTGATGACGACTGCTCCACCGGCGCCGCGATCCTCGCCTGGCACAAACGAAAGACCGAGATCTACAAAGGCCTTGTCGGGAGCGGCGTCATGCCCGCACGCCCGGGCATCGCGCGCATTGTTCGGGAGGCGCACGACGCCGGATGGACTCTCGCCGTCGCCTCCACCTCCGCGGAACCCGCGGTCCGTGCCGTCCTGACGCATGCCGTCGGTGAAGACCTCGCCTCGCACTTCGCGGTGTTCGCCGGAGACGTGGTGCCCGCCAAGAAACCGGCGCCGGACATTTACCTCCTCGCGCTCCGCGAACTAGGAATGCGTGCAGAGGACACGATCGTCGTCGAGGACAGCGGCAACGGGCTGCGCGCAGCGGTCGACGCCGGCCTCGCCACCGTGGTCACCGTCAGCGGCTTCACCCGCGAGGAGGACTTCACGGGCGCCGCGCTCGTCGTCAGCTCGCTCGGGGACCCGGACGGGGAGCAGGCCGAGGTGCTCGAGGACCCCCACGGCGTCGGTGTTCGCGGCGTCGTCACCCTCGCCACGCTGCAGGCCCTACTCGACGCCGACCCCCACGCAGCGTCGGTTTCCCACGCATCGTCGACCGGAACGGAGACACCATGA